In Thermoproteota archaeon, one DNA window encodes the following:
- a CDS encoding protoheme IX farnesyltransferase has product MQKQKTQSRFSVYYELSKPKIWYLLVFTAFGAAITASNIYDIPISPATWGLMLGSVAAGSAAANTLTNYHDRDIDAIMDRTKERPIPSGRVTPENARNFGYALAAISLVLAFGISFTTSMEQGLWATAFIAFGLFNNVLIYSYALKRRSRSNIILGGLCGGAPPLIGWVAVTTSEMWTMGLTMAGLVFIWIPMHIWALTLHFKEDYNKVDVPMLTAVQSEKTSARVIAASTVMMVLFSVVPFFLTLEDGTPMMGQVYLWTAIVSGALMIALSAWVVAKPSEKASWMLFKFSSPYLTVLFIALMVDSAL; this is encoded by the coding sequence GTGCAAAAACAAAAAACTCAGTCTCGATTTTCTGTTTATTACGAACTTAGCAAGCCAAAAATTTGGTATCTTTTAGTTTTCACTGCATTTGGGGCAGCCATTACGGCGTCAAACATTTATGATATTCCTATTTCTCCAGCCACTTGGGGATTGATGTTAGGAAGTGTTGCAGCAGGTTCTGCAGCAGCAAATACCCTAACCAACTATCATGACAGAGATATTGATGCGATTATGGATAGAACAAAAGAACGCCCCATTCCATCAGGAAGAGTTACTCCTGAAAATGCACGTAATTTCGGCTATGCGTTAGCAGCAATATCATTAGTTTTGGCATTTGGAATTTCATTTACAACATCAATGGAGCAGGGATTGTGGGCAACAGCATTTATCGCATTTGGTTTGTTCAACAATGTTTTGATTTATTCATACGCTCTAAAACGTAGAAGTAGAAGCAATATCATTTTAGGAGGATTATGCGGTGGTGCCCCTCCATTGATTGGTTGGGTTGCAGTAACGACCTCAGAGATGTGGACTATGGGATTAACAATGGCAGGATTGGTATTCATTTGGATTCCAATGCACATTTGGGCTCTAACATTACACTTTAAGGAAGATTATAACAAAGTTGATGTTCCAATGCTCACAGCAGTCCAGTCTGAAAAAACATCTGCAAGAGTAATTGCTGCAAGTACAGTAATGATGGTTCTTTTCAGCGTTGTACCCTTCTTTTTGACTCTGGAGGACGGAACTCCCATGATGGGACAAGTATACTTGTGGACTGCAATAGTATCCGGTGCATTAATGATTGCACTTTCTGCATGGGTAGTAGCAAAACCTAGTGAAAAAGCATCTTGGATGCTGTTCAAATTTTCTAGCCCATATCTTACAGTGTTGTTTATTGCACTAATGGTTGATTCTGCATTATAG
- a CDS encoding Lrp/AsnC family transcriptional regulator yields the protein MAKVDDLDLTILSELSNDASISVPRLSKKIKVNPSVVYSRIKRLVKRKLIERFTIVVNDQELGYQVKSLIGVNMDSKKRDNVIEELFKIDGVREIAEVTGRFDILVTVYAKSLDAMHKIVSDKIGKIDGVISSESFIEMKTRSKAMPYMQSD from the coding sequence TTGGCAAAAGTTGATGACTTAGATCTAACAATTTTATCTGAATTATCAAATGACGCATCAATTTCTGTTCCACGATTATCAAAAAAAATCAAAGTAAATCCAAGTGTTGTTTATTCAAGAATTAAGAGATTGGTAAAAAGAAAACTCATCGAACGATTCACCATTGTAGTAAATGATCAAGAATTAGGATACCAAGTAAAATCTCTGATTGGAGTAAACATGGATTCTAAAAAAAGAGACAACGTAATTGAGGAATTATTCAAGATTGATGGAGTTAGAGAGATTGCAGAGGTTACAGGTAGGTTTGATATTCTAGTAACGGTTTATGCAAAAAGTTTGGATGCAATGCATAAAATTGTCTCAGATAAGATTGGAAAGATTGACGGAGTCATATCATCAGAGTCATTTATCGAGATGAAGACGCGATCAAAAGCAATGCCATATATGCAATCAGATTAG
- the asd gene encoding aspartate-semialdehyde dehydrogenase, protein MDKKRVAIVGVTGSVGQEFVQSLKNHPWFEVTQIAASERSAGKKYTEAIRDPNSGIVSWEVGGEIPEYIKEMVVKRIDELDVSQLDLVFSAVESVAARDIETKLAADVPVISTSSAYRYEEDVPILIPGINDEQSELLEIQKKNRNWKGWVAPLPNCTTTGLAITLKPLYEKYGAKKVMMTSMQAISGGGRAPGVSAMNITDNIIPYIPKEEGKVRVETRKILGKLKDGKIVDADIKVSCTCTRVPVIDGHTESVFVETAQDIDPITAKKMYDEYNKLITVAGLPSAPKDYYAVHEDPTRPQPRIERDVGDGMTTTIGRVEKEELFDHGLKYMLFSHNKKMGSAKGAVLLAEMLYKKGKI, encoded by the coding sequence GTGGATAAGAAAAGAGTTGCAATAGTAGGAGTAACAGGCTCTGTAGGCCAAGAATTTGTCCAATCACTAAAAAACCACCCGTGGTTTGAGGTTACACAAATTGCTGCATCAGAGCGTTCTGCTGGAAAAAAATACACCGAAGCTATCAGGGATCCTAATTCTGGTATAGTATCTTGGGAAGTTGGTGGTGAGATTCCAGAATATATCAAAGAAATGGTAGTCAAAAGAATTGATGAGCTTGATGTTTCACAGTTAGATCTTGTATTTTCTGCAGTAGAATCAGTTGCCGCTAGAGATATCGAAACAAAATTAGCTGCAGATGTACCGGTAATATCAACAAGTTCGGCATATCGCTATGAAGAAGATGTACCAATTCTCATTCCAGGAATTAACGATGAACAATCAGAGTTATTAGAAATTCAAAAGAAAAATAGGAATTGGAAAGGATGGGTAGCACCGCTTCCCAATTGTACAACAACAGGATTAGCAATTACGCTAAAGCCATTATACGAAAAATACGGTGCAAAAAAAGTTATGATGACTTCAATGCAGGCAATTTCAGGTGGAGGTCGTGCCCCGGGAGTGTCTGCCATGAACATTACAGACAATATCATTCCGTATATTCCAAAGGAGGAAGGAAAGGTTAGAGTTGAGACAAGAAAGATTCTTGGAAAGCTAAAAGATGGAAAAATCGTTGATGCAGACATTAAAGTTAGCTGCACATGTACACGAGTTCCAGTAATTGATGGTCATACAGAATCAGTGTTTGTAGAGACAGCTCAAGATATCGATCCCATTACTGCAAAGAAGATGTATGATGAATACAACAAACTTATCACTGTAGCGGGCTTGCCATCTGCTCCAAAAGATTACTATGCAGTACATGAAGATCCTACTAGACCTCAACCAAGAATAGAACGAGATGTTGGAGATGGAATGACTACAACTATTGGAAGAGTCGAAAAAGAAGAATTGTTTGATCACGGACTCAAATACATGCTATTCTCCCACAATAAGAAAATGGGTTCTGCAAAGGGTGCAGTACTATTAGCAGAGATGCTATACAAAAAAGGTAAAATCTAA
- a CDS encoding threonine-phosphate decarboxylase, whose amino-acid sequence MKPSNPYVKRHRPASHGGLYSVRGNSSKILDFSSNINPLGSPPIVKKIIKEKLDTIGIYPDSDSLELRKNIQSYTKLPLDQIVVGNGATEIIYNFAHAFLSKKTPVLIPIPTFSEYENAVQLRGSSVSFFKTMNLNDDLEEFLQKIPKNGCVFVCNPNNPTGVLLTKKKMELIINRAKKNSSIVFVDECFIELVPESNETIIKLISKFDNLFVLRSLTKSFGLAGLRIGYGLGNKKIISILNNLKIPWNVSGIAQESAIASLKDKTFLKKSNQLIRKEYEFLRKNISNIDGFYCNESKTNFILIKTKVKSQVLQKKLFKKNILIRDCSTFRGLNENYIRIAIKNRNENQLLVKQLKRISCTH is encoded by the coding sequence GTGAAACCAAGTAATCCATATGTTAAACGTCATAGGCCAGCGTCACACGGGGGCCTTTACTCTGTACGGGGAAATTCATCAAAAATCCTTGATTTTAGCTCAAACATCAATCCTCTAGGATCGCCACCTATAGTCAAAAAAATAATCAAAGAAAAACTAGACACTATTGGAATTTATCCTGACTCTGACTCTCTTGAGCTTCGCAAGAATATCCAATCATACACAAAACTCCCATTAGATCAGATAGTAGTAGGAAATGGCGCAACTGAAATAATCTACAATTTTGCTCATGCATTTCTCTCCAAAAAAACTCCTGTCTTGATTCCCATACCAACATTTAGTGAATATGAGAATGCAGTTCAACTTCGGGGGTCTTCTGTTTCATTTTTTAAAACAATGAATCTTAATGATGACCTGGAAGAGTTTCTGCAAAAAATTCCAAAAAATGGTTGCGTCTTTGTTTGTAACCCAAATAATCCAACCGGAGTTTTACTAACAAAGAAAAAAATGGAACTGATAATAAATCGAGCTAAAAAAAACTCATCTATTGTATTTGTTGATGAATGCTTTATCGAGTTGGTGCCTGAGTCTAATGAAACTATCATTAAATTAATTTCAAAATTTGATAATCTCTTTGTTTTACGCTCATTAACCAAATCATTTGGTCTAGCCGGATTACGAATTGGATATGGATTAGGAAACAAAAAAATCATCTCAATACTTAACAATCTTAAGATACCTTGGAATGTAAGCGGAATAGCTCAAGAATCTGCCATTGCATCATTAAAAGATAAAACATTTCTAAAAAAATCTAATCAACTAATAAGAAAAGAATATGAATTTTTACGAAAAAATATTTCAAACATTGATGGATTTTACTGTAATGAGTCAAAAACCAATTTTATCCTAATTAAAACAAAAGTAAAATCTCAAGTTTTACAAAAGAAACTCTTCAAAAAAAATATTTTAATTCGTGATTGTAGTACATTTAGAGGTCTTAATGAAAATTATATTCGCATAGCAATAAAAAATAGAAATGAAAACCAACTTCTTGTAAAACAACTAAAGAGGATCTCATGCACGCATTAA
- a CDS encoding cobyric acid synthase has translation MHALMVQGTSSSAGKSTLVTALCRIFSDKGLSVSPFKSQNMSNFSYKTKDFEISRAQAIQAIAARCEITPELNPILLKPLGNYLSDVYLNGKKFKKMHANDYYHKFVNTRGLAVAKTALNHLQKNSDLVIIEGAGSPAEINLQSYDIANMRIANLANASVLLISDIERGGSFASLMGTFQLLEKKHQKLIKGFVLNKFLGDPEILRPGFSKLKKYTGIPMLGVIPKTIVSLPEEDSLGKITKPVIWNKKTINKIDGEINKLSKLIQQNLNIKAIERMIR, from the coding sequence ATGCACGCATTAATGGTTCAAGGAACATCATCAAGTGCAGGTAAAAGCACCCTAGTTACAGCCCTATGTAGAATATTTTCTGATAAGGGACTTTCCGTATCCCCATTCAAATCTCAAAACATGTCAAATTTCTCATACAAGACAAAAGACTTTGAGATATCTAGAGCTCAAGCCATCCAAGCTATAGCAGCTAGATGTGAAATTACGCCTGAGTTAAATCCAATCTTGTTAAAACCACTTGGAAATTATCTTAGCGATGTATACTTGAATGGTAAAAAATTCAAAAAAATGCATGCAAACGATTACTATCACAAGTTTGTAAATACTAGAGGACTAGCCGTTGCAAAAACTGCATTAAACCATCTACAAAAAAATTCAGACTTGGTAATAATTGAGGGTGCAGGCTCACCTGCCGAAATAAACCTTCAATCATATGATATTGCCAATATGCGAATAGCAAATCTGGCAAATGCCTCTGTTTTGTTAATATCTGATATTGAACGAGGGGGCTCATTTGCCAGTTTGATGGGAACATTTCAACTCTTAGAAAAAAAACACCAAAAACTCATCAAAGGATTTGTCTTAAACAAATTCCTTGGAGACCCAGAAATTCTAAGACCTGGATTTTCCAAATTGAAAAAATATACCGGTATTCCAATGTTGGGTGTAATACCAAAAACTATCGTTAGCTTGCCTGAAGAAGATTCTCTAGGAAAAATAACAAAACCAGTCATTTGGAATAAAAAGACAATCAATAAGATCGATGGCGAGATCAATAAACTTAGTAAATTAATCCAACAAAATCTAAACATTAAAGCAATTGAGAGAATGATACGATGA
- a CDS encoding cobalamin biosynthesis protein, which translates to MILESIVIVLAALGIDFIFGDPRSRYHPTAWIGRFIGRMVPIMKSQNDTTERIGGIIIVVASCFVVSILIYGYLFGIELLGNDFFSIVLGIIFGSILLKTTIAIKGMEKHALSVVDSVERDDIEAARGHLSMIVKRNTSELDKNHILSGVLESVSENTVDGVTGPLFYYSIFGLLGAFLYRTVNTIDSMVGYRNNMFRNIGWFGANCDKILNFIPSRLTGLVMVLAAKLLRLDSSSAFRIMMRDGRKLESPNAGYPMAALAGALNTKLEKIGHYNIGDGNIELSRKQIHSAISLMKLSSLLFCAIFTIPIIFVLSSIGWLFA; encoded by the coding sequence ATGATCCTTGAATCCATAGTGATTGTACTGGCTGCACTTGGAATTGATTTCATATTTGGAGATCCGCGCTCAAGATATCATCCTACTGCTTGGATAGGGAGATTCATTGGAAGAATGGTACCAATCATGAAATCTCAAAACGACACAACTGAACGAATTGGGGGGATAATTATTGTAGTAGCTTCATGCTTCGTAGTTTCTATACTGATTTACGGTTATCTTTTTGGCATAGAATTACTTGGAAATGATTTCTTTAGTATCGTTCTTGGAATTATTTTTGGCTCAATTTTACTCAAGACAACCATTGCAATTAAAGGAATGGAAAAGCATGCACTATCTGTAGTTGATTCTGTTGAAAGAGATGACATAGAAGCAGCACGTGGACATCTATCCATGATTGTAAAAAGAAATACTAGCGAATTGGATAAAAATCACATATTATCCGGAGTTTTAGAGAGTGTTTCTGAAAATACAGTAGATGGAGTAACTGGACCTTTGTTTTATTATTCAATATTTGGACTATTAGGGGCATTTTTGTACAGAACCGTTAACACAATTGATTCTATGGTGGGTTATCGAAATAATATGTTTAGAAACATTGGATGGTTTGGCGCAAATTGTGATAAAATCTTAAACTTCATTCCATCTAGATTAACAGGACTGGTAATGGTTTTAGCTGCAAAACTATTGAGGTTAGATTCTAGTTCAGCCTTTAGGATAATGATGAGAGATGGCAGAAAATTAGAAAGCCCAAATGCTGGATATCCAATGGCAGCACTTGCTGGTGCACTTAACACAAAGCTAGAAAAAATTGGACACTATAACATAGGTGATGGAAACATTGAGCTTTCAAGAAAACAAATCCATTCAGCAATTTCATTGATGAAGCTTAGCTCTTTGTTGTTTTGCGCAATCTTTACTATACCAATAATTTTTGTATTGTCTTCTATAGGGTGGTTATTTGCTTAA
- the cobS gene encoding adenosylcobinamide-GDP ribazoletransferase translates to MLKEIGSVFSFLTIIPTTNANLETIARYMYLFPLVGIVIGVIIGGFGFGLSEAGVDPLIVGLLVVAAIAIITGIHHTDGLADFADGLMVRGTKEKKLAAMKDLSTGSAGIVAIVMYLIGMVAAISLSNGFELFSALLFSEIIAKFSMVLMASIGQSAALGSNSPFLQLMKDKRKLGVAFLFTLTPLLIFGGSTGMIAFAVGISFTMFLVALSSRSFGGITGDVLGATNELTRLSSLLIFVSL, encoded by the coding sequence TTGCTTAAAGAAATTGGTTCTGTCTTTTCTTTTCTGACTATTATTCCAACAACAAATGCTAATCTAGAAACTATTGCCCGTTACATGTACCTCTTTCCTTTAGTGGGAATTGTAATCGGTGTAATAATTGGCGGATTTGGATTTGGATTGTCTGAAGCAGGTGTTGACCCATTAATAGTAGGTTTACTTGTTGTAGCTGCAATTGCAATAATTACAGGCATTCATCACACTGATGGCCTTGCAGATTTTGCTGATGGTCTAATGGTGAGAGGAACTAAAGAAAAAAAACTTGCCGCAATGAAAGATCTTTCAACTGGTTCTGCTGGAATTGTTGCCATTGTAATGTATCTGATAGGAATGGTAGCGGCAATATCCTTATCAAATGGTTTTGAATTGTTTAGTGCTCTTTTGTTTAGCGAAATTATTGCAAAATTTTCTATGGTTCTTATGGCCAGTATAGGCCAGTCTGCTGCCCTAGGTTCCAATTCCCCCTTCCTTCAACTAATGAAAGATAAAAGAAAACTAGGCGTGGCCTTTCTTTTTACATTGACTCCACTACTAATTTTTGGGGGCAGTACTGGCATGATTGCCTTTGCTGTAGGAATTTCATTCACTATGTTTCTAGTTGCACTATCTAGTAGAAGCTTTGGAGGTATTACCGGTGATGTACTTGGCGCTACAAATGAATTAACTAGATTATCTTCTCTATTGATTTTTGTTTCATTATGA